A window of the Fusarium poae strain DAOMC 252244 chromosome 3, whole genome shotgun sequence genome harbors these coding sequences:
- a CDS encoding hypothetical protein (TransMembrane:1 (o356-377i)): MPATINISQDSSFQHLTHPLSRNFRPVSLRLTLTRDRSPSLSHITTPIQSIKIVKMKSSLLTVFGLVAAAAAQSSSDLPQCGQTCASNMVSAAKSSELGCDAGDVSCLCTNQDFIYGLRDCSAAICNDEQAAAVVAYGLALCRQAGVQITTGSAGSVSASATGTGAVRTVLSTLVQSDTTITSAVSTISGTATDGSEDDLSVSTYTSVFTNSEGDEVTSTIKEILGGVALTTYTSGGSTIIEPVETASASASASDETESAQVTTFTTDGTAVVRTLVTETASTDSADSAEVTTFTTDGTEVIRTLTTVTTGTESESESGSVSETVTDASTVTEGSDTATGTDAEASATSTEADNAAVAQMTGAPIGVIAAAGIAMLLL, translated from the exons ATGCCAGCTACT ATCAATATCAGTCAAGATTCTTCATTCCAACACCTCACACATCCTCTCTCCAGAAACTTCAGGCCAGTCTCACTTCGTCTCACTCTCACACGAGATCGATCGCCTTCGTTGTCACATATTACT ACTCCGATTCAATCAATCAAAATCGTCAAGATGAAGTCTTCTCTCCTCACCGTTTTCGGCCTGGttgctgccgccgctgcCCAGAGCTCCAGCGACCTCCCTCAGTGTGGT CAAACTTGTGCTAGCAACATGGTCAGCGCTGCCAAGTCCTCGGAGCTTGGATGTGATGCCGGTGACGTTAGCTGCCTTTGCACCAACCAGGACTTCATCTACGGTCTCCGTGACTGCTCCGCTGCTATCTGCAACGACGAGCAGGCCGCTGCTGTTGTCGCCTACGGCCTTGCCCTCTGCCGCCAAGCTGGTGTCCAGATTACTACTGGTAGTGCTGGATCCGTTTCGGCCTCTGCTACTGGCACTGGTGCCGTTCGAACTGTTCTCAGCACCCTCGTTCAGAGTGATACCACCATCACCTCCGCTGTCTCCACCATCAGCGGTACTGCCACTGACGGCAGCGAGGATGACCTCTCCGTCAGCACCTACACCAGTGTTTTCACCAACTCTGAGGGTGATGAAGTTACCAGCACCATCAAGGAGATCCTCGGCGGCGTTGCTCTGACCACCTACACCTCTGGTGGATCCACCATCATCGAGCCTGTCGAGACTGCCTCCGCCTCCGCCTCCGCCTCTGACGAGACAGAGTCCGCCCAGGTCACTACCTTCACCACTGACGGCACTGCTGTCGTCCGAACTCTCGTCACCGAGACTGCTTCCACTGACTCCGCCGACTCTGCTGAGGTCACCACATTCACCACTGATGGTACCGAGGTCATCCGAACTCTCACTACCGTTACCACCGGTACTGAGTCCGAGTCCGAGTCCGGATCTGTTTCGGAGACTGTTACTGACGCCTCCACCGTCACCGAGGGCTCTGACACTGCTACCGGCACTGATGCTGAGGCCAGTGCCACCTCTACTGAAGCTGACAACGCT GCTGTCGCTCAGATGACCGGTGCCCCTATCGGCGTCATCGCCGCTGCTGGTATTGCTATGCTCCTCCTTTAA